In Erigeron canadensis isolate Cc75 chromosome 8, C_canadensis_v1, whole genome shotgun sequence, the DNA window GTTCTGAAACGAATCACTTTAGTTAAATGATTGTCCGACTTAAGTTATTAGTGACTCATTGATTAACAAGTTGATTTATGATACGAATAACATACTACACATACGAACATGaattatatatagtaaatgtgaagtatttatatattctaTGGTATTCACTGGGGTGTTTGAAGGATTGGATATCCGACTCCAAAGGTTAAGATTTCCAAAATCCGGATATCCAAAATGGGATACCCAAATATCCTAAGTTATCTACAAGACTACACGTATAAAAAAGTGAACAAATAAAAATCATGTAATACCATTACATATTTCTTCACAAATATATGATATGTCCGTAAACCATGACCATAATTGCATACGCGCTTGAATTCGTCAAATAACAGTTTCATAGGTTTATATCAAAAGTTGGAACATATCAGGCCATCAGGGCTTGGAGAAAAGTGTGTTAGTTTGTGAAATGGGAGTGACGACATGAAAATTTCAGGATATTTGGTTTGTGAAATGGGAGTGACGACATGACGACATGTGAAGTCTCTTGGTACCATTTATAGAGGTTAATGTCAAAGCATTAAGTCTAagaatttttacaaaattttgaGGTCGTTAGAACCCCTACTTTTGATTAACAAGATATTTCCAATTTCTCAATCCTTGGAATCTGGAGTGTGTATACATCATCACTGATTTTTAAATCACTGATTTTTGCTAAAACCTCATGTAATAAGTCATAGCATCTTCGACATATCGAACCCATTTGAAGGATACACATAAGCTACAGATGGTAGCTGATATTCCGTAAAATGCGCAgtatttaattagaaaaaaaggGCATATGTAAGAAGATTGTGCTTTGGCCACAAACCCGCAAAATCTAAATACCAGTTAGTGGCATAATATGGTACAGATGTTTACAACAGTTTTGGTAAATAACAACAAACTTATCGGTAGCAAGAAAATCCAATAACACAAATATGACTGAGAGTAACCAACCAAGAACGATCCCCAGAATTTCTTCATTTAAATTCTTGAAAATTGACATGGCCAGTTGCCTGTGCATGTTCCACAGCTTCCTGCATAGTTAGAacagaaaaacaagaaaaaatcaAGGCCAGAAGTTAACATAGACTTGTTTTTTGTTTGGCTTTAAGATCTCAGAAACAAAAAAGCTGTAATTGATTTACCTTTTGACCAATCACGCCAATTTGGCAAACCCCGCAACGTAATGTGAAGTTGGAAGTGTCGGTATAACTTCGTTTCCTAATGTATGAAAATCAACTGTTATTTTCATCATAATACATAGATAATATGACAAAAAGGCATACTTTATGAACCCCACGACATTTGACGTACCGTTGCTGATCCTTTACAAGATTTAGAGCAAGTGATTCAAACGACCCAATGGTCCTATCCGCATTTACAGCAAAAATTGTCTGATCAAACTCTTCCGGAGCTCCATCCGCAGGGGACATCTGTGACCACACAAGCATTGATCAAAACAAAGCAAAAACACGaattataaagcaaaaataGGCTAAGTTTTCCAATTTCTCAAAAAGGTGATAACCACTATGTACAGTTATACATTTTGTGGGTCCTATTCTGTTCCTCAGAACATCTAGTGAATGCCTAAATGGGACCCACAGTTACATCTTTATTTCCTCCCAGAAGAAATATATTTAATGCTAAAATAAAGGAGAAATATTTGCATGTGTAGAAGAATATGTAAAGGAATGGAGTATGACATACAGCTAAAGCATCATAATGGAGTCCATCATATATCAGCATAACTCTTTCTCCATACTTCTTGGCCTGTCAAAAACAAAAGGCCACCGCGGTGGGatatcataaatttataaataaaaaaaaacaaaagaaacaaaatgacCATGGTGCTTGACGTGGTGATGAATGCTGACCTGTCCATACACGTCACATCTTGTTGTTTGGATATCATATGCTGCTATTTCACGACCATAATAATCTGCTAATATTGAGAGCTCTATCGCACCTTCATAAACATGATTCAATAAAGTAAACTTGTAAGATGAACAGACAATAGAAGTACATCTTTCTGAAAGAGTGTTAAATGGCAATTCGTTATTATCCACGACTATACTTTcaagtaattaataaaattttagaatGCTTGTTATAAAGCATACTTTTAAGTTGGAGTTCTAACATTGATAGGAAGAAAACAAATTCACGTATCAAATCCGATGATATAAGTGAGTCAACAAACAACCAGGTTTCAGCAACAGAATTACTTTGAAATGCAAGGGTAGTAACTATATGgctaaaagataaaaatttaaacacCACAGACAAAATTAGTTGGATGAACCTAAGTCATATTAGGGACCATGAAGAAAACTGTGTATCTATCAAAAAATTCAAATGTGTAGGTTGACAAATACTCCAACATAATTTTCGTGATAAAGGACACTATATGTAATGTAGTTTCTTTCTAAAGTTTGAACTCATTCTTGTTGATGCTTCCTGCTGTGTTTCAAAACAATCAACATAAGTGAAACCACTTTTTACTTCAAGAATCCACAAGTAAAACTCCGTGTATACAGAGGATAAGCAGTAATAGAGAAAAGTACTTTTCAACTAGGGGATGATTGATAACATGACCAAAAAAAGGTAGATTTTCTTCTAGATCGATCTCTACATTGAACCTCTGATGCTGATATAAAGACAGCGTGGAGGAGTTGCAAACATTATAGGGTGGAAAATGATCATGccacatttttttaaaagtccAAAGATGATGACTAGAAATATTACTAAATTTCATAATATTTGGATATATAAAACTAAAGGATCTTTTATAATATGATCATAGCACCTATGAACTTTCCAGATGCAATAGTAACAGAATAAAGACACATAAATGCCATAATATTTGGTTCGGCTTTTGCTAAGTCGGAAATCAAGATCAAGGACACATCGAACACTAGTGCAAAAAGGTACACTAGCACAGagataagtaaaaaaaatcaataccACTTATTCCTATGAAGATTGAACAGGAATGTTTAACTATTGCTATTGAAATTCAAATAGTTAAATGAGCGAATGATTGAAAATATTGTTTATGTGGGTGTTGAGGTGACCACAAGGATCAGGTTTCATATCTACAAACAACAATAAAGTGTGTTTAAGTGAATTATGTAAACTGAAGAACTACCTAAAAGATTTATTTTGTCAAGCATGATATTTGATCATATGTGTTGCATATATTGAATTGATTTACAATACGAAGTCTACCATGCTTAGTTGTCAAAGTATGCTATTGTTGAACACACATATGCATTAAAAGGTTCGCTAAATAGTGcttgtgtgtatgtgtatgggTTTATATCGTAAATGCACATACAGAAATGTTGCAAATAGGACATGGATGAAGTAGGTTACTCCTACTAGGTTGACATTGGCATGTGGCTTGTCGCATGACAGCAGGGTTGAGGAGTCAATTCCCAACCTACAGATGATGGGGTTGTGGATGTGTATTGATACCATATGTTTAGAATAAACGTTTTTTATGATTTACTTCTTTGTATCATAGTTTGTTGCTCATCAAGTCATCAAGGATATAGCTTATGTTGTATGTGAACATGTATGTTAGCCATGGTAATAAGGGTAAATGGAATTTGTGAATGCTGAAAAGAAGGTGAAGCATCGGCGACGATTTATTTTGTATGCATCGATATAAATTCCAAGTCAGCGAATACACAAAGAAGGATAAGCATGATGGAATCTTTTTTACACTTTGTGCATAAGCATTTAGAGTTTGGACGATGATGCAGATTTATGACATAAATTACTAGAACCAACTATGCATGCTATTTAGGATATGGGAACATATGTTATATATTGTCCAAACATATGCATAGAATTACGAATAGTGTAAGTTTCACTTCTAACTTTAACGGAATAAACCCCAAGTAATAATATTGTAATCAACAATAGAGGTACTTAACCCTAAACAGATCAACAGTCAACACGATACCTCAGGACGTTCCAACTACAAAGAGTACTTGCATAACTAGAAATACATAAGGGGGTagaaatatgaatgtatttctCAAACAAATGCAAATACATTTTTGACAAAACTTTCTGCATATATTGCATTGTAACATATTCCATATCAAGAAGAGCATAAATCATACCTCCCCATTTCTCCGGGTTAAGAATCCAAGCACAATATTCTTCATTAGGTTTACCCAGAAATGCTTCAGAATATTTTGTTGGATCGCTTGATACCGTAGCAGCTATAAcctttaagataaatataaaaattaccaACATAAACTTTTAAAGACATCAGTGTTTTACtttgattataaaaatattaacatcCCGCACTTTGTCAGTCCAACAGTCTAAGATAGAAGTATAGGACGGGTTGTGTAGTAAATCATGTTAAAACAAGTTGGTTAAATAAAAACCTGAAAATTAGTCTATGTGACTTCCAACAAAAACATCAACTTCATTGATAGATCTAGGTAAAgttttttgtcaaaaaaaaactGTCAAGTGATTGCACTTTTCCCCTTCGTTTCTCTCTTAAAAATCGAATCTTTCAgttaaatcatcatcaaattccAATACTTCCAGTAAACATCAGCTACTGATGATCAGTAAATGCAACATTGCACAAAATTTCCAACTTTCAACCGGAAGTTGCCCTAAAGTAACTGGCTTTTCACCGACCTTCAAGTTTTTCAGTTTAAACTATTAAAGTCTAAAATCACTTGATTGATCTCTTGTTTTAAACAGAAAACCATAAAACAAACTACTTTGCAAGCATTGCTCTTTGTTGGATCAACCATTAGCTATTcttaggtatattaggtagtcGTATTCTGATCTAATAGCAACTCAACAAAAGTTTAGCTCCCAAATTGTTTGTATCACTATAAGAACCCCATGGTTGTGGGGCCTTTCGACGGAGGCCCGATAATGGATCAGTTATCCTTTCTTTTCAAGAACCCGAAATACATTCTAATATTTaactaatgattttttttaccaTCAAGATAGATGGTAAAACAGAGTTTTTATAACCAAAGATCTCTAACCTGTCTTAATTCAGAAGCCTTATTTTTGTCATGGTCCATAACATACCTACACATATAGAAACCAAAAAGAGTTAAGCTCATTGGcctggaaataaaaaaaaatacgatGAAAATGAAATCCAAAAGTTTTCGAGCTTTCACCCAACGGCATTGAAGAGACAACTATTATCTGAAGGAATCACCCGTCTAACAACATTGCCTtccatattataaatattaaataaacacCTGTAACCATCAAAATCATGCAAACAAATTCAAGGTTTTgacaataataacaaataaacaaaacatcaCAATTCCATTCAACAAGACACAAACAAACACGAAACTCGAAACAAATTGTATGCAGAACCTAAAAAGTTTACAACTTTGGCAACAATATGTCACCCCCAACTTGCATGCAACCCATAAGTAGCTGAATTTGCAAATACttggtttgtttatttttaaagcATTTATCTACTTAAAACATAATCTGTGCCAACCTGCTTATTTTTTACTGCTTAATTTCCTAGAGTGTTTGTTATTGCTTATCTGCCACAAAATTATGCAATACgcaaaaaaaatacttaaaaaagcAAAATCCTAAACACCCCTATTGAAAAAGATCCAATTTTTATTATCTttgaataatataaaagttgcttattttcaaagaaaatactCAACCGCAAGTAACTTGAGGCTAAGATGGAATAACTTATGGGATTCTATAAACATCAATTCTTAAATCACAGCCAGAATAATATAATCAATAATCATCAAATACATTATAAATGataacttaaaaaatattttttcaaaaaaactcAGGTTATAAAGACTAGTTTTTTATAAGTAAAAATTGGAATAAAATTGAGATCTGAGGAATAAAGGGTACCTTTAAATTTGCTTCAGAAGTGGAAAAGGCGACAACCAGGATGACAAGAAAAGAATTTTATGATGCGGGTAATTCACCGTTTGAATGATAAAGAGAGAAAGTTTGAttgaaatttttggtttttataatgaagatatatatatagttgattaAAATATGATGTGTTTTGCTATGCAAGAAACAAACAAATTGAATtgaaatgataattaattactACCACAATATTCTCACAATATGggctaattattttttattgatggaatatgatatgatgatttACTATAACGGTTCTTGTAGTGTTGTAGATAGTTTAATAGATAAGATTTAACatatatttgttacattatttttttaggaaaaaaaatgttttgcaTGATGAGAATATTATctgatatgtatttttgttttttaatacaTGTATAGAAATTTCAAGTTAAATTTCAAAAGGTATAAGTTATAACAAGAATAGTTTTACCTGCAATGCGATGGGAGTATATAATTTACTATTTGTGC includes these proteins:
- the LOC122579148 gene encoding OVARIAN TUMOR DOMAIN-containing deubiquitinating enzyme 2 gives rise to the protein MEGNVVRRVIPSDNSCLFNAVGYVMDHDKNKASELRQVIAATVSSDPTKYSEAFLGKPNEEYCAWILNPEKWGGAIELSILADYYGREIAAYDIQTTRCDVYGQAKKYGERVMLIYDGLHYDALAMSPADGAPEEFDQTIFAVNADRTIGSFESLALNLVKDQQRKRSYTDTSNFTLRCGVCQIGVIGQKEAVEHAQATGHVNFQEFK